CCTACAGACAATAGAACGAGCATTAGATATTGTGCAGCACTGTAAGTGAGATTAGAGCTCCCAAGACAAACAATTCTAATAAATGCACCATATTAAGAGAAGGCCGGTGCATGATATAGTAATAAGCCAGGTGATCACACCTCAAGTATATTTCTTGCAGCTCCCAATTCTCCCATGTTATATCCACGTACAGAATAAGGCCCTCCCAAAGTAAATGCATCGTAACTGGGAAGATCTCCAACACAGCCACCATAACGAGCATGGAGAACTAAAACGGGAGGTGGTGGCTTCCCAGCACCTTCCTCTACATTCTTCAACTGGATAAACTTGGTGAGGGCTAATTGATGGCGATTAAAGAATGGAAACTTGCTACCGATTCCAAGACCTTGATCAAGCTGCAGAGCATCAAAAGAGTGGAAGAGGTTAGTGTGGAAACCTCTACTGCATTTACAGAGACAGCCGCAAAGAATGCAATGAAACAGCATGTCAACAACGATTCTTGATGTTAACATCTGATTAAAAGATTTAAAAATCATTCTTTACATTGGCTTAACCCATATGCATCCATATCCCACACACAAATTATAAGCTGTTAAGAAACAATGATGCTTTAAAAATAAGCACCGTCAAATTGAATATTCTCACCTGAAACGCATTTCTATCACCAACTATAGCCCCATTTAGGAATCTTGTGTTGTCACGTGTGATATTGGCCTGCAGAAAAACCATACGATCAATTCCAGTGCCGCTGAGAGTCGTCGGAGGCCCATCTGCACTAACTCCACCACTTGGCAACACCCTTTGACCATTTGAAGAAATGTGACTGCTTTCATCACGTGTTGTTATTTCCTCCATCACAAGCCCATAAGTAAACTTGCTTTGCCTTGTTAAGTTCTACAAGAAATAAATCAAGTTTACATCTCCACATCCACAGTACCGAATAATAATCAACATTCAACATTCAGCTCACAACAATGCATCTTATCGATCAAAATGCCCTCTTTTTTAGACGATTAAAATTAGCTACATAAAGAAATTCAGGTTTTATACTAAGTTAAATCCAATGACCGGGCAAAAATATAACGAGCACGCTCAAGGACAAGCTATACCTCCGTAACGTTGGCTTTCAACCCAGCTCTGTCAACCCATATAGGGGGAACTTCTTCTATTCCAGGTCCCCCAGTGAAGACTGGACTCAGCTTTCTACTGTTGAAGCAACTAGCACGGAAAGTACGGTTGCGAGGATTGTATACACCATCTACATAAGGATGAACATACTCTAGCTTGAAAGCAAGATCATCCTGTCACACAGATTTGAAATTGTTATATGAGAGATGGTACTTAGTTTTAAAAGAAAGCTTGCGGAAGAGCAAAGTTACATTACTCACCTGGGGATTAAGGAAGTTGCTGGTGGTCACTGAACCAAGAAGTGACCTATTCAAACCATTAATGTTTCGGTGCTCAAAAGAAACTGTTCCACCTGGCTGCACTGAAGCCTGAGTAGACACCAAGACCCTTAGCAATCAATAATTACCAATTAATTATGGTTTAGTCTTGAAAGTTATTTACCAGCGTTGGACGCCCCCCACGACCAGGGACAATACTCCACTCAGTACTAACTTCAGCGGATTTCTGTTCCAGTTCCTTAAGCTTGACTTCAACAATAATACCTCCCTCATTCTTCTCATCTTGACGAGGGTTCACCTCGATATTTGAGAAAAGGGCCAAGGAATTTATGTTTCTTAGAGCTTGCTTCCCAGCCTCAATATTGAAAACTTGTCCTTGGCGGAGCTGTTATTAATAATGCAACAGTATGAATCCTAGGGCACCCATCACTTATAAACGCTTCAGATACACATACACCATATGTAACACTTTAACGCATAGCCATATACATAAACCACATGAAACAAACACGATTGTTCAAACCCATTCAGACCATTCAAAGGATTATCAATTGAATACACCAGAAATACAGTACGAAAATGGATTCGTGGGACCAGCATTTTGATTTTCAGGCAAATTAACACACTAGTGAGCTCAGTAACCTAGAAAGTAGCACAAGTATTCAGATTTCAGTATATGGCACGAGGAAGTAGAGATATTGTAATTGACACATACCGGCTTTGGCAACTCTCTTTTAATCACAGGCAACTGAGTATTCCCCTCACAGACATTGCCAAGCTTATCTTGGAACTGAATCACCAGCTGCGTAATATCACCTTCCACCACTTCACAAACCACCTCTTTAGTATTCAAATTACCAAAATTCACAACTTGAGCACAAGCATATCCATTATCATGGTACCACTGTTGCACCCTATCCCTAATCCTCTGCAACAATCTCGCACTAACTTTTCCCTGATCCCTCAACATCTGCAGAATCTCTCTCTGCACAGACATCGGCAGCAAGCAAGGCCGGGATCTATCGATCCTCCTCCTGTAATCCTTCTCCTGGCTCCTGTAGAACTCGAGCCTCTCCTTCTCGGTCATATCAGCATCCATCTCAATAGGCTTGGACTGCGGCATAAGTCCCACATTGATGCACCGGAATCTGTCAGCAGACTGCCATGTCGATTCAAGGAACGGAATGGTTATGTTAATTGAGCCATCCGGATTGGTCTTTGTCTCCAAATCGACTTTTTCGAACATTCCGCAGGTGGCTAGCGTCTCGAGCTCCTTCTGAAGCTGCGCCTTGGTGTAAACGCCCCCAGGCCGAAGAGAGACCATCTCAAAGAAGGAGTCATCCGTGCCAACAGAGGAGCCGCGCCTGCGGTCGAAGAACAAGATCTCCGAGACCTTGTACTTTTTGAAGCCACTGAGCTTGTTCAGCTGAACAACAATGTTGGCAGGCAGACCATGTGAATCCCAATCCTGTTGGGGATCATCGTCTTTAGCGATAGCAGCGGGTGACAAAAAACTCCAGAAACCACCGCCTTCACCTCCGCCATTTCCTCccccaccgccaccgccagCCCCACCATTACCGCCGCCGAAATTGAATACAGAGTCGGCGCCGGATAAGATAGGGTTGGCGATACCAAAGAGAATGCAGGATGCAGCGGAGACAGCTATGGATTTGGGTGAGAGAATGGAGTTCAAAGGAAAAGGCGGAGATTTTGGAGGTTTAGGGTTTTGGGAGTAGGACGGAGATGGGAGACTGCATTGCAGAGTAGGAGAAGGGTAATGGAGACCTGAAGAGGCAGCGGCGGTAGTTGTGGTGCCATTTGGGAGGCGGCGGCGGGAGGCTCCGGAGGAAGAGAGGGGAAGGAGATGCGCCGCCGCGGAGAACGACATTCGGTGGCGCGGTTTCGATAAGGTTGAATCGGGGGTAGAGTTGAACAAGGAGTTCCAAGGgtttataaattactactactcgATAAACATACTTCATCAATAATGCAACATCCAATTCTAtctaattatcattttttacttgttatatttatttaagGAATATTGAACTCTAAAATTGATCATgtgtatttattttaaaaattcataaattaaatggGGGCTAACTTCTTGATTTAATGATTTcataaaaaattagtaaaatatatctcttgaataagaaaaaatgagaatatattaaattatactccatccgtccccgattaattgtcacttttttttccatttcggttcgtccctcaataattgtcacactgcatttttatcataaatggtaagtaagtctcacattccacttactcacttcactcacattttattataaaaccaatataaaaaagtgggtctcacattccacaaatttttttaatcaactttgctttacatttcttaaaactcgtgcctgatcaaagagtgacaataaatcggggacggagggagtagtatttgacattttcttcattttattcTACTATGTGGTTTTTCTTTTGTCAAATACTAGTATTACTACTTTTCTAGCAATCTAGTTTGTGGGATTGTAGACAGTATATTGTTCAAACACTAAATAGGAGTGTGCTTTTTAGACCAATCAACAACAATTCAttactttatttattgattGGAGATTATGACTTCAACATTCTATTAGATAGAGAGAACACATCTTACAAATAAACTCCAGTTCGTTTTTATGGTAACTTAAACATGCAacctagtagtattatttagatAGAGCACTTCTAAATCCTAGTAATAATTAAGCTCCGCTAAGTCCTTGAAGAGTAGGACCAAGTCAAATTACTATATAAAGTAAAAATATAGGAGTCGCATATTTGTAAATTGCAATAGCGAAGGCAGAATTTAGTTTTAGATTATAGTCCATTGAACAAGCGACGAAGAATTTGTTCATTTCTTAGAGATAGAGCTCAACATAACAGATGAAGAGGTAGTTGAAATCAATGACAATAAAGTCTTCAGAGGGCCATGATTCATCTATTAGATTGTCATAATCGAGCAACACTCATCTTCATTTAGATCGTGCAACAAGATCAACGAGCCAAAATTACAAACGAAGCTGCCTCGAGATCAAATAGCAGCGGCAGCAGTAGTGTTGCAGTGTAATCTATACATTGGCTGTAGCTTGCCCTTGCTACCACGTCCTGATCAAAACAGCCGTgtataaagaaaaaggagaCCTGCATGCTAAAGTAATGGCAAAAAGCGAAGAAGACCCTATTTCTGGTAATGGAAGAGTGCAGTTACTTGTCCAGGAACACACAAACATTAACCATCAGTACAGCAAGTCACAGAAAAACTAACAACTTCTGCATGAAGGCGCGACTAATTTGGCAGTAAGGTTTAGCTTCAGCGCACCACAGAAACTCATTGCACTCAATCTTCCATTTTACTCTGGCTGCCGACACCAAATGCCATGAGACGCCACATTCTGTGTTCTTCCAAAGGATCTGGTTTAGTAAACCAGGGCCATCTGTACTTGAATTATAACCAagctttgcaaaatctgaatgTATTATGCTATCAAATCACACACATTAGTTAGGTGGCAACAACAATGCTCCTCAAGCATAAAAAAGCAATTTGACAGTCGAAGAGACCTAGAATTGTCAAAAGGGGAGAACTGTAACATTTTAATGTCACCTTgcttttgaatttattcaagGACATTGGTGCAAAACCTGAAAACTCAAAATTCCACTTCAATGCTTATATGGCTCCAAGACAGCTATACTTTCCTAGGAATTACAGTGAAATCCTAAAGAAATTCAATTACAGAATGCTTATGAAAAAACTAGGATCATTCTTAGCGGCAATAAGATGAAAAGGAGCAAGCAGAAAAGAGGGAGGACAAAGAAAAGCAATCTTTTTTTTGGAACAGATATCCAGATGGAAAAAAATCATAGATATATATGGACACATTGAACATTAAAGAAAGTCACTGTCGAAAATGGTGCAAAGCTTGTAAGATTCTCccttttaaaagtaaaaaaggTTATGGGTCATTTTCTGATCCAAGAAAAGAAAACTGAAAGGAACTAAGATAAACAGTAAATCATTAGATAAACAAGCTTTAAACAAGATAAAAAAATGCCAGAACACGTGTTTATATTCAATGACATGTGCATATCTAATTGGATGAGGGAAGATGCCTACTCTTCATTTAATATTCCCCAAAAATTTAAAGGGGGATAAGAGGATAATAAGATGGAACAGTATCAAACACTACCACAATAAGTTCTATATTGCTATAAAATTAGCTAAAAGTAGGCAAGCCTTCATAGGAGGACCAAGGCTACATAAAATGATGGTGGAATATCTTACATTTCTTAAGAAAAGTAGAGGAATCAGGAAACGAGAAACATAACATCAAGAAAAGATGGATGAAAGATGATCTGAGATTTTTAAGTCAGGTACAATTTCAACTGCAGAGGAGATGGCTACAAAGCTGAAAGGAGTAATTCACAACAAATCTTCCACAAAGAAAAGCTATCCAAGAGTATGCTCCAAAAAGTAACAAGAGCGACTATATTTGGCAGATAAAAGGTCTATATCTTCGAGCTCTGTTACACTATGAGGGCATCATGGACTTCCAGACTATAGTTGAACTAAGAGCCAGTTAACTGAAAACATAAATATTCCATGTACAGAATCCAAATTAACATTATAGATCAATAATTTCATATATCCTAGTCATGCCTTGTACTGTgtaaaataagaagaaatagGGATATACAGAGTATACAGCACTTCTCCATAAATCTTGATTTGGGTCTTTAAAGAACCAAGGTATATAGAGTAGTACTTAATAAGCAATAAGACATCCGCTGAAAGCAAGTATACAATATACAAttcaaaaaattcatttaaCAGATTGAGAAATCTCTGTTTCACTGGATAAAAAGAATGCATTTGGCAAAACATTAGTCATAGCTGAGGTTCACTTCACATGCCACATTCCCAAGGCAATGAATCCACCAGACCCTGTATGACCAGCTTTCAATCAGCAAAAGAAACTCACAATCAACAATGCACAAATCAATTATCACCTTTATTCCGACTTCCAACACCGCTCTGCCTAACACTTGCTATTATTTTGAGTCGTATGGTGTTGCGGATAGCCATTATACTTATTGCCAGACCAATCCCTCTGCTGTTGCATCATACTACCATACTGCTGCTGCTGATAGTGATGACTATGATGCGAATGCACAGCTTCGTATCCATGGTAGCCGTGTCCATGTGCCATTCCCATCATCTGCATCGGCACAATCTGAGGCGGCGGAGGGTATGGCATCGGAATTGACATCCCCATATGGTTATTAGCACTACTTCCATTATTACCAACACTGCTATGGCTTCCGTTTGCAATTCCATTCCCGTGGCTGGGGCCGGCGCTGGACGACTCGTTGAAGCTCTGCGTGGGCAGCGGAGTCGAGGCAAAGAGGTGATCGGACGGGGACGGCCCCTCGTTGGACAGCCCCTGCATCCTCTTCACATACAGCCTATACTTCTGGAGATGGCTGGCGACGTTCTCCCGAGTCAAACCCTCGACATTCATCAGCTGCATAATCGTCTTCGGCACGGCGTTCTTCAGCCCTAGGTGAGCCACCACGTCCACGAACCGCTTGTGCAGCTGCGGGGTCCACACGAGGCGCGGCCGCTTCAGAGCCTTCGCCGTGGCCGTCGACTGGTCGTCGGTGCAGTTGTCGACCATGGGGTCGTCGGGGGATTCGGCGCGGCGGGTCTTCTTCGGGTCGGAGCCCTCGTCGGCGGCGTCGTCAGCGGCGGCGTGATCGTCGCCGAAGGGCTTGAAAttgacggcggcggcggaggaggaggaggagacgCGGAGGGAGGAGAGCGTGGTGCGGGAGGCGCGGGTGACGTCGACGGCGGTGCGGGGCGGGTCCGGCGAGATGCGGAAGGCGGAGGCCAATTCGAGGGGGATCAGGCACTGGGATAAGGGGGTGAGGTCGTCGGCGGAGGGGAGGCCATCCTCCCAGTCGGAGACGGCGTCGTCGATCTTCGCTTCTTCACTCATGGAATTGGAATCAGTGATCAAATTCACATAGGATGTTTGATTTGGGAGTGAGAGAGAGGGGAATTGGATTATCATTGTGGGGTGTGGATATAAATAAGTagtttttgggtggaaaaagtgCAATATCAGATTCCAAGTGGAGTGCCACGCTGGACTCCTTCCTCAGATATTTCTTGATCCTCTAATAAATATCTCCATCTCTAAATCTCAATCAATTTCCAAATTCACCTTTTTTGATTCACTACACCTTACTTCCCTTTATTGAAGCCATAAGTTCTGGAGGGGCCCCGACTTTTTATTGATCCTGTAATAAATATCTCTCTCCAATCTCGAgccaatttttttatattcattttaatatataaaaaattatacacaaattgAAACCTCTcttttaaacatgaaattaaaaaatattatactaagTACTATTTAATAATTGAGTAAAgtaagaataaagtaaataaatcagtagagaataaaatagatgaattaagatagaataaaattagagaaaatgtaaaagagtttaaaagttttttatttttttccaaaaatgaaaatatctccaaaataaacaaaatgttatctaaaaatattatttttacttataacatttttttaataaaagaacAACAAAAACATCAAGGTGACATGGCAGCCTAGTGAAAATCACGGACATTAGTTGCActtaatttttcttaaaagcattagcaatggggcgccctatggcgcgccacgtcagcagttttatcctcctacctccccacctgcagtggggcgccctaaggtgcgccctatggcgcgccacatcatcattttattgttttgtttaattaatttaactgttttcaaataacaagtaacgagtaaataaaaaacggtctaaataacaaacggcgaagttttaataaaaaaaagttacatcattgaactaataataaaaaaactaagtcggaccaattcccaacttccgacgcagctcatcgagtaacgcccggagatattcggcttcgtcggggtcggtacacttcttgagggccctgtgcgtctgcaacatcgtccttgccatcgacgttgttgctaacgactcaaacgcggtggccgtctgggtcgggagctctaccgggaccggagcttgggttgcagcggtcgacgatgaggtcgtggtcgccttccccttggccttcgcagccttgacgccgggaggacgccggacggacaccggtgtgctggaactcccttcatccacgtacgtccggttgaggtcaaccgggtgattgccgctgccgctgccgctgctcgtgtaatcaccagcttcagtggtcttcgtcctcttcggcgcaccagtgtgcagaattccaccttggaacttctgcttgtccctcaagagcgcccagatggcctcgtgcttgaagtcgccgtacatcgaccggtacgacaacaacgctttagcgcgcaagtcgctcaagctctcgccgctcccctgtgaccgcgtgaacttctcgaacgccgcgtacaagttcacttgcttcttgacttgatcccagtgcttgcggagttgctcacgcttgcgcttgtacgcggtcggcggcttgaccgaattgtagaggtctgcgatgcgttcccagtgcttgcggttgggcggccgggggcgtactcatcgttGTTGTAGTTGTCCGCGATGcgtttcgtcgtcgttgtagttcgtaaggccgggggcgtactcatcgcaatcaccgggaggcggcaacttctgcgcccgctgctggttccgcttctttctggctggggcggaagcagtcgcggcggggtcgggatcggccgctgcggttgggcggtgcggagacggctccatgtcagataacccatacgattccgtactgaaatcaggatcgtaatgggtgttggtgtcgaacgaacgataatcgccgggttctgtacccggccaatgcgcccctgcgctaaacgtaggactattgaGGCTTGAAtttatttcgtagtaattatgtaaatgtaagtttcgaaaatgaaatcgagtgaaatgaaatgttacaaatgaacggtatttataaaaaaacgaaacagcgtgccatcgtccgcggttgatcgtccgcgacctccacaatggggcggatgatggcgcggacgatggccatcgtccgcgacagccgcaatagggcggacgatggccatcgtccgcgctatcctccgcgaccgaagtataaggcgcgactatcgtccgcgccctatggcgcgcacccgcaatgggtgcggacgatggatggcgcgtacgatgcgcgccatcgggcgtgccatcgtccgcccattgcggatgccctaagagAGGAACAACAATGTTACTTCATTATtcatttgttttgtgaacatgCGATTCAAACGCACAACTGTTTCATGATCATGTGATTCGAACTCACAAGCTATTTGATTCAAACGCACAACTGTTTTGTGACCATTGATTCATACTCAACCTATTGATTGAACGAAAACTATCTTACCAACAAAGACAGACTTCATTATCAGATACATCATTTCTTTACTCATAAAaacagattttttttttatttggattatCCCTTTCTTAATACTCCATTATGGTAGAGTTTGGAGTAGATACTAAATCTTGAACGGAGTTTACATCCATTCTGCTTATCATAAATCAAACGGATTTTATATCCATTCTGTTCATCTTAAATCAACTGACAACATTACCTTGAAATTCTAATTCCAGATTGAGAGATGCATTTTCCATGAAAAACGATATTTATTTCTTCAATACCACTCATCTTTAGAAGCAGAATATATCAGACTCTAGCAACAGGGGAAACAGGAGGATTTGAGGCATGTTTTGCAGCAACCTCCACCTGAGCTCTGTCGGTGATTTTCGACACACTGTTCTCGGTCTCTCTGACCACACTTGATGATAACAAGACTGATCCCCCGCTGTGCACAACTGCAATAGCGATGGAGAATGCTTGTACCAGTTTGAGTGATGAATCAAACTCGATTGAGAAGATCCCTTCCTTGAATGGCGACAAGGTAACCATGGGTCGTTCGCCTTCTTCCTGTGTAGAGAAAACAATGCCAACATCAGATGACTAAAACAACTCTTACTCGAAACAGAATGACAAGTACAACTGGTCATGCAGATTTACCTGAGAGAAAAGCTTCACAGCACTTGAATGGTGGGATTTTATTGAGCTGAACCTCTGAGTTGATTTATTGCTGCCAGCAAGAACTGTTAGTTGACAGCCCAAATCCCAGCCTCCACAGTCGCATGATCCGCCGGATTTCCATCTTTTGATCAGCGTTGAAGGTTCTCCTTTGCTAGGCACCCCATGATGACCGCCGGGAAGGATTACGGTTGTGCTAAAAGGGCCATCACTTCCAGATTCATTCCCTGAACTTGAACGGTGTATGCTTCGTTGAAATGGATCTTTCAAGCCTCCTGTTGATTGGGTTAACTGTTCACGAACCCTTTCTGGATTCTTTACCACAATAGCAGCAAGCTCGTCGCATGGCAAACAGTCTGCCATCTGATCAGCCTCTCTTGACCCCACAGCTGACAAAACAAACTCTTTTCCACTAGATTTTTCGTGCCTAGTCCCAGTCGCATCAGTGTCCACAATGTCAGATACCTTCATCTGAGCGACAATGTTTGATACAACACCAAGGTTATTATCTTTGCTTCCTTGGTTGATCCATTGAGCATGTTTTTTCTTAGTTTCATGGAAAGAGAAGAATGTATAGATCCATCCGCACATATTCTCctttgagcttaattctttAACCTTTGCTGCTAAAATATCACGGCAATTATCAACTGTAAATGTGAACAGAGGAATACCGTTTGTTACAGCTATTCGCAGAAAAGCTTGCATTGGTGATGCTCTGTTCGTCCGTGTACAACGTGATCTATCATCCTTACTGAAACAATTTATATCTACTGTTTCTTTAACTGATATCAAAGATGGAGATTCTCTTTGGCCACCGGACGACTTCAAGTTCCTGTCCCTTGCTGATGGATTTCTCTCAGATGATCGAGCAAACTTACAAGATTCAACACCCTTTGGCTTCATTAAAGGCTCAAGTAGCCTTCTCAGCGGACTAGATCTGGCTCTGCTATTAGCATTTGATTTGTCACCAGAATGAACTGAGCAAGCTGAAGTAGAAGTTGCCTTTGAACCAGGTAAGGTTATAACTTGTTTTGGTATATCTGACGAGTTTGAGTTGGAACTCTTGCCAATTCTACTGATGCCAAAGCTGAATCTTCGAGTTGGTGAGGGATTCCTGACCTTGGTTGATTCCATGCCATCAACTTTCATTTGGAGAATTTCATCTTCAGCTAAGTTTCTTGGCTTTGAGTCCGAGTTCGTCTTTTCCAGATTATTCCTTCTAGCAGGACTTACTGATACACTTTGGGTAAATgggattgtttgtttttcacCAGACAGGGAGTTGAGGGGCCTTACTTCTGTGAAAGATTTCTCCACTTGTGAGTCCCTTGTCTTTCCTTGTTCACTGAAAACGGAGTAGAAACGATTATTTTCAGATCTCAAATCATTATGGAGGACCTTCGCGTCAGGTCCTGCATGAAACTGATTTTCTTCCAGCAATCGGTTTCTGTTGCCTTCAGATGAATCAAATTGATTACATACATCAAAATATCTCTGTCCTGGATCATTTGTTGACTTGGGGGTTGTTTTGCATCTTCCAGAGAAATCAAGACTGCTAATGGCAGAACCGGCAACCTGCTCTTTGGCTTTTGAAGCTTCCCCTTTCCGAAGGGTGCCATTCCCTTTAGAACCAGATATGATGCTAGCTGTTTCAGAAGGCCGCGATCTGATCTTAGTAACTTTTGGCAGGGACGGGTCTGGGCTTCTGCTATCTTTTTTCCTGTTCGCACTGTCCTGTTTAGAAGACTGAGTTGCTTGCACCAAATCCTGCTGCAGCCGTAAGAGATCATTCGAGTCATTCCTGCGCCTGGGGAGTTCCCCTCCACGCCCAACAAGTAGCTCTGAGCCACTTGAACGGACTCCAGTTGAAGTTGAGGGACGAATTAGTTCACGATGATGATGAGACAAAGTGGTATCCCTGCTAGGACGGGACGATGACACATTGGAGGGGATAAATGATGAAGAGGTAGT
This portion of the Salvia splendens isolate huo1 chromosome 10, SspV2, whole genome shotgun sequence genome encodes:
- the LOC121753145 gene encoding transcription factor PCL1-like translates to MIIQFPSLSLPNQTSYVNLITDSNSMSEEAKIDDAVSDWEDGLPSADDLTPLSQCLIPLELASAFRISPDPPRTAVDVTRASRTTLSSLRVSSSSSAAAVNFKPFGDDHAAADDAADEGSDPKKTRRAESPDDPMVDNCTDDQSTATAKALKRPRLVWTPQLHKRFVDVVAHLGLKNAVPKTIMQLMNVEGLTRENVASHLQKYRLYVKRMQGLSNEGPSPSDHLFASTPLPTQSFNESSSAGPSHGNGIANGSHSSVGNNGSSANNHMGMSIPMPYPPPPQIVPMQMMGMAHGHGYHGYEAVHSHHSHHYQQQQYGSMMQQQRDWSGNKYNGYPQHHTTQNNSKC
- the LOC121752015 gene encoding uncharacterized protein LOC121752015 is translated as MHARTNMGFHSNCGESHDSKSSKVNIGLSPQMKQRKKLGSILNLEEYEDGLHPQAVKDAEKSKGFNQKKHGETKSCKSEEVVRYMSCLPSYLERGENPEKAFNIGVLEWSQLEKWQHNNADVFGINAKPSPSSTTSSSFIPSNVSSSRPSRDTTLSHHHRELIRPSTSTGVRSSGSELLVGRGGELPRRRNDSNDLLRLQQDLVQATQSSKQDSANRKKDSRSPDPSLPKVTKIRSRPSETASIISGSKGNGTLRKGEASKAKEQVAGSAISSLDFSGRCKTTPKSTNDPGQRYFDVCNQFDSSEGNRNRLLEENQFHAGPDAKVLHNDLRSENNRFYSVFSEQGKTRDSQVEKSFTEVRPLNSLSGEKQTIPFTQSVSVSPARRNNLEKTNSDSKPRNLAEDEILQMKVDGMESTKVRNPSPTRRFSFGISRIGKSSNSNSSDIPKQVITLPGSKATSTSACSVHSGDKSNANSRARSSPLRRLLEPLMKPKGVESCKFARSSERNPSARDRNLKSSGGQRESPSLISVKETVDINCFSKDDRSRCTRTNRASPMQAFLRIAVTNGIPLFTFTVDNCRDILAAKVKELSSKENMCGWIYTFFSFHETKKKHAQWINQGSKDNNLGVVSNIVAQMKVSDIVDTDATGTRHEKSSGKEFVLSAVGSREADQMADCLPCDELAAIVVKNPERVREQLTQSTGGLKDPFQRSIHRSSSGNESGSDGPFSTTVILPGGHHGVPSKGEPSTLIKRWKSGGSCDCGGWDLGCQLTVLAGSNKSTQRFSSIKSHHSSAVKLFSQEEGERPMVTLSPFKEGIFSIEFDSSLKLVQAFSIAIAVVHSGGSVLLSSSVVRETENSVSKITDRAQVEVAAKHASNPPVSPVARV
- the LOC121753087 gene encoding protein TOC75-3, chloroplastic-like, yielding MSFSAAAHLLPLSSSGASRRRLPNGTTTTAAASSGLHYPSPTLQCSLPSPSYSQNPKPPKSPPFPLNSILSPKSIAVSAASCILFGIANPILSGADSVFNFGGGNGGAGGGGGGGNGGGEGGGFWSFLSPAAIAKDDDPQQDWDSHGLPANIVVQLNKLSGFKKYKVSEILFFDRRRGSSVGTDDSFFEMVSLRPGGVYTKAQLQKELETLATCGMFEKVDLETKTNPDGSINITIPFLESTWQSADRFRCINVGLMPQSKPIEMDADMTEKERLEFYRSQEKDYRRRIDRSRPCLLPMSVQREILQMLRDQGKVSARLLQRIRDRVQQWYHDNGYACAQVVNFGNLNTKEVVCEVVEGDITQLVIQFQDKLGNVCEGNTQLPVIKRELPKPLRQGQVFNIEAGKQALRNINSLALFSNIEVNPRQDEKNEGGIIVEVKLKELEQKSAEVSTEWSIVPGRGGRPTLASVQPGGTVSFEHRNINGLNRSLLGSVTTSNFLNPQDDLAFKLEYVHPYVDGVYNPRNRTFRASCFNSRKLSPVFTGGPGIEEVPPIWVDRAGLKANVTENLTRQSKFTYGLVMEEITTRDESSHISSNGQRVLPSGGVSADGPPTTLSGTGIDRMVFLQANITRDNTRFLNGAIVGDRNAFQLDQGLGIGSKFPFFNRHQLALTKFIQLKNVEEGAGKPPPPVLVLHARYGGCVGDLPSYDAFTLGGPYSVRGYNMGELGAARNILEVATELRIPVRNTHAYVFAEHGNDLGSSKDVKGNPTEVYRRRGQGSSYGVGAKLGLVRVEYAVDRNSGSGAVFFRFGERF